One stretch of Zingiber officinale cultivar Zhangliang chromosome 6B, Zo_v1.1, whole genome shotgun sequence DNA includes these proteins:
- the LOC121990950 gene encoding putative RING-H2 finger protein ATL12 yields the protein MPLIPPSIALFSLFFPISATIAGGQGSTEVEYLPPQTAKVSFGPSVVIATAVFSSIMSLTILLAYLKRRRDRRFALQAADAVGHPSSGGINKAVVESLPCFRFSSLRGARDGLECAVCLANFAGEEVLRLLPQCKHAFHVACIDRWLEANASCPLCRCEVNAQDAALFASYSFNSRFLFAPEGGARDLELFVERELASQEAPGLRHSPTTPSNLLHLQKVKHRIVVSDLVFKGRWSALNSDVLNSLAEEIKSVEEMEEKNTLLEIKVDCPKIDRSMSEITNVSRSTKEIRNPREEEYEKLRKVWLPIARRTVECFAGGRDGKALYSSNERRGLT from the coding sequence ATGCCTCTCATTCCTCCATCTATCGCTCTCTTCTCGTTGTTCTTCCCCATCTCCGCCACCATCGCCGGAGGCCAGGGTTCCACCGAGGTGGAATATCTGCCGCCGCAGACAGCCAAGGTCTCCTTCGGCCCCAGCGTCGTCATCGCCACCGCCGTCTTCTCTTCCATAATGTCCCTCACCATCCTACTCGCATACCTCAAGCGCCGTCGCGACCGTCGCTTCGCCCTGCAAGCTGCCGACGCCGTAGGTCATCCCTCCTCGGGCGGCATCAACAAGGCTGTCGTCGAGTCCCTCCCCTGCTTCCGCTTCTCCTCCCTCCGCGGCGCTCGCGACGGCCTCGAGTGCGCCGTCTGCCTCGCCAATTTCGCAGGGGAAGAGGTGCTGCGCCTGCTCCCCCAGTGTAAGCACGCGTTCCACGTCGCTTGCATCGACCGCTGGCTCGAGGCTAACGCCAGCTGCCCGCTCTGCCGCTGCGAAGTCAACGCCCAGGACGCCGCCCTTTTCGCCTCCTACTCCTTCAACTCCCGCTTCTTGTTCGCTCCCGAGGGAGGTGCGCGCGATCTCGAGCTCTTCGTTGAGCGAGAACTAGCAAGCCAAGAAGCACCAGGTCTCCGCCATTCACCGACGACACCGTCAAATCTCTTACATCTTCAAAAGGTCAAGCACAGGATCGTCGTGTCCGACCTCGTGTTCAAGGGGCGATGGAGCGCGCTGAACTCCGACGTGCTAAATTCTTTGGCGGAAGAAATCAAGAGCGTGGAAGAGATGGAGGAGAAGAATACTCTGCTCGAAATAAAAGTAGACTGTCCAAAAATTGACCGATCGATGTCAGAGATCACGAACGTATCGAGATCGACGAAAGAAATCAGAAATCCAAGAGAAGAAGAATATGAGAAATTGAGGAAGGTTTGGCTGCCGATTGCGAGACGAACGGTGGAGTGCTTCGCCGGAGGTAGAGACGGGAAGGCTCTGTACAGTAGCAATGAGCGGAGAGGTTTAACATAG